A single genomic interval of Mustela nigripes isolate SB6536 chromosome 7, MUSNIG.SB6536, whole genome shotgun sequence harbors:
- the LOC132021116 gene encoding LOW QUALITY PROTEIN: heterogeneous nuclear ribonucleoprotein A1-like (The sequence of the model RefSeq protein was modified relative to this genomic sequence to represent the inferred CDS: inserted 2 bases in 1 codon), with product MSKSESPKEPEQLRKLFIGGLSFETTDESLRSHFEQWGTLTDCVVMRDPNTKRSRGFGFVTYATVEEVDAAMNARPHKVDGRVVEPKRAFSREDSQRPGAHLTVKKIFVGGIKEDTEEHHLRDYFEQYGKIEVIEIMTDRGSGKKRGFAFVTFDDHDSVDKIVIQKCHTVNGHNCEVRKALSKQEMASASSSQRGRSGSGNFGGGRGGGFGGNDNFGRGGNFSGRGGFXGSRGGGGYGGSGDGYNGFGNDGGYGGGGPGYSGGSRGYGSGGQGYGNQGSGYGGSGSYDSYNNGGGGGGYGGGSGSNFGGGGSSNDLGNYNHPSSNSGLMKGGNLGGGSSGPYGGGGRYFAKPRNQGGYGGSSSSSSYGSGRRF from the exons ATGTCtaagtcagagtctcccaaagagcctgaacagCTGCGGAAGCTCTTCATCGgaggtctgagctttgaaacaaccGATGAGAGTCTGAGGAGCCATTTTGAGCAATGGGGAACACTTACGGACTGTGTGGTAATGAGAGATCCGAACACCAAGCGctccagaggctttgggtttgtcacctatgccactgtggaggaggtggatgcagccatgaatgcaaggccacacaaggtggatggaagagttgtggaaccaaagagggctttctcaagagaagattctcaaagacctggtgcccacttaactgtgaaaaagatttttgttggtggcattaaagaagacactgaagaacatcatctaagagattatttcgaacagtatgggaaaatcgaagtgattgagatcatgactgaccgaggcagtggcaaaaagaggggttttgcttttgtaacatttgatgaccatgattctgtagacaagattgtcattcaaaaatgccatactgtgaatggccacaactgtgaagtaaggaaagcgctctctaagcaagagatggctagtgcttcatccagccaaagaggtcgaagtggttctggaaactttggtggtggtcgtggaggtggttttggtgggaatgacaactttggtCGCGGAGGAAACTTCAGTGGTCGAGGTGGCTT GGGCAGTCgaggtggtggtggatatggtggcagtggggatggctatAACGGATTTGGTAATGATGGTGGTTATGGAGGAGGCGGCCCTGGTTActctggaggaagcagaggctatGGAAGTGGTGGACAGGGTTATGGAAACCAGGGCAGTGGCTATGGCGGGAGTGGCAGCTATGACAGCTATAACAACGGAGGAGGCGGAGGCGGCTATGGCGGTGGTAGTGGAAGCAACTTTGGAGGTGGCGGAAGCTCTAATGATTTGGGCAATTACAACCATCCGTCCTCAAATTCTGGACTCATGAAAGGAGGCAATCTTGGAGGCGGAAGCTCTGGCCCTTATGGTGGTGGAGGCCGATACTTCGCCAAACCACGAAACCAAGGTGGCTAtggtggttccagcagcagcagcagctatggcagtggcagaaggttttaa